One Flavobacteriales bacterium genomic window, ATCAATTGGGGAAAACCGGAAATATTTCCCTCAGTACTGGGCAAACCTACCTCGATCTTGACGCTGGCTTAACAAGCAGCACTGTTGGACTTTTAAGTGGTCGATTTTGGTTTGATCAAAACAAAAACGGTATTGAAGAAAGCTCGGAAAATCCCGTTCCCGGTCAAACGATTTTACTGCTTAATGATTCAGAAGAACCAATATCAGCAGCTGTTACTAATGAGAACGGCGAATATGAGTTTGCTGGTTTACAGTCTGGCATTTATTACACATCGTTTATCAATACAATAAGTAACACCCAATTTACCACTCAAACTACGAACACATCCAATGGTAGTGATGTTAATCCTATAACTGGTTTAAGTGCTTCAATATTTCTACCTGTAGGTGGCAATGTGCCTGACAATGATGGAGGTATTATTGATTTTATTCCAGCAAAACTCGGAAATATAGTATGGATAGACAATGACAATGATGGGATTCAAAACGGTACTTTTTACAACGTTGGCGGTGTAGGCGTTCAATTGTACAACTTAAATGATGAACTAATTAGTAGCACCGCAACCACGGCAAACGGCGAATATATGTTTGATAAGTTACCGGCTGGTGACTACTACATTAAATTTTCACGAAACACCCTCCCAAGTGGCTACAGCATTGTTGCCAATAATGTAGGTAGTAATGATTCGGAAGATAGCGATGCTGACCCGACTACCGGCAACACCAGCACTATATCTCTTTCGGAGGGAGAAGTGGATATGAGTTGGGATATGGGCATTACCTTAAATCCAAGTAATGGGTGGAAAATTGGCGGAATAGTTTGGGCCGACCCCGACCTTGACGGATTACAAGAAGGCAAAGAGGGAAGGATAGCGAACACCAAGGTGATGTTATACACCACAACAGGAACTTTAGTTACTTGCGGAACCACGGCAAGCAAAAATTTAAGAGATGATTTTAATGTTGGGTCATTCAGTAACAATGATGGAAATACTAACTTCTCAAGCAATTGGATTGAGATTGGCGAAAGTAATGGCCCCTCCGTTCTTGGAACCCGTATAACTGGTGGAAATTTATACCATCAACAATTAAATCCCGGTGAAAGCAGATCGATAGAGAGACAATTTAGTTTAAAAGAGGCATCCGGAACGGTAAGCATAACATTTAATTACTACTTTTTCAAATCTTCAACCGGCACATTTGCTGCCAGCGTTGAATATTTTAACAATGGTTCTTGGGTTAACATGGTTTCGGCCACTGGCACTCTTAGTGCAACTTATACCGGCACGTTACCCAAAACCGCAACAGCAGTTAGATTCAGCTACACCAGCAACAATTCAGCAAGTTATGCTCGGCTAAATTATATAGAAATTAGTTATAATACTGTTCCAATTCCTGTTCAAATCTTGACGAATAGCCAAGGTGAGTATGAATTTGATAGTGATATATTTTATTGTTTAAACTCAAACAGTACGTATCATCTTCGGGTAAATTTAGCAGATACAACTTTGCAAAGTCAAAGTGCCTCTGCAACCAATGCAACCGGAAAAACTGACAACAGTGCGGTTACTGATTTTGGAGATAGTGATGGAAGCACCTCAATTGCAAGCGGTTTTAGCACAATAGTTATTACAACACCAACCTCGGGTCAAAATATGTTTCTTGACTTCGGCTTTGGTGTTAACAATCCAGTACCAGTCGAATTATTAAAATTCGAAGCTAAATGGGTAAAAACTGATGCTCTATTGACTTGGTCCACTGCCTCAGAGATTAACAATAGGTATTTTGTTGTTGAAAGAAGTATTGACGGTATCGACAATTTTCAACCCATTGGTATTGTAAATAGCTTGGCTTTAAATGGTAATTCAGACCAGATATTAGCATATTCTTTCATCGATCAAAATGTGGAAACAATTATTACGAAATCCGTTTTTTATCGACTCCGACAAATAGATTTCAACGGGGATGAAGAAATACACCCTCTCAGGGTTTTAACAAAAAAATCGGAGGAAATCATTCAAATATATCCTAATCCCACCAACGGGCTGATTTCTATAGATTTAACAGATTCCGAAACCTCCAACGTTTTTATACGAATAACTGATAATTTGGGCAGAGTAATGTTTGAGTCGGACTATATGGCCGTTCCGGAAATAATTAATTATTCATTCGAAGGTTTGAGTGCCGGTGTTTATTTTATGACAATTAAAACCAATAACGGAATTCAGGTTGAAAAAATAATTTACAACCACGATTGATAATTATAATACCAATTAAATTTTTTAATCAAATAAAAGGCTGTCTTGAATGACAGCCTTTTTATTTACCAATTTAAGATTGGTATCCCAACCATATCATGGTTATTTACAAAAACCGGAGTGGACTCCTTTTCTTTCTGTAGCCTTGTCAGGAATCGAACCTGAATCTGGAGTTTAGGAAACTCTTATTCTATCCGTTGAACTACAAGGCCAAATATTGTGGCCAAAAATAGAGTTGTTCGGAAGAAAATCAAATTTTGGTTGTTTATATTCCCTTGTTTATTGAGTCTAAATAATTGAGATAACCAATATCAACAAGATTTTGAACAGAAAGGAGGTCAAATTTTTCCATTTCAATTCTCATTTTCTCAGCTTCGCCAATATGCCAACAATAGGTTTGTGCATGCCAGTCAAGCCAGTCAGCCTCCCACTCAAAACCACCATATCGGGTAACAATAACATAATCCTTTTCCGTCAGTCCGATGCTTTCAAAAAAATCCAAATTATGGTCATCCGCATTCATGGCTGCAACCGAAATAAGGTAGTCATCCTCTTGTGCGGTGCGGCTTTCCGAAGTATTTCGTTGGTTGAAATTGACAAAAGTTTTAAATCGGTTCAGACTTTCTGGATTATTCTCAAAAAACATTTTGTTCACGATTAAATTCGATAAATGTATAAAAAGTGCCATTGTTACTGTAACATAGTTTTAATTGTCAAAATTAGGGAGTTATTAAATCAATAGATTGGTTCCAAAACCTAAAATTAACGTGAATAATGGATAAGAAATGTGGATAAAGTAAAAGGGCATTTTTGTATATTAGCAACTGATTAACAAGTAGTTACAATATAAAAAACACCCTTATGTCTGATTCAAAAATAGCTGAAATTTTCGTAGAAATAGACGATTTCTGTAAAGAATTCGAAGTAGAAATCAAAAAACGTCGCTTAGAAGCTAAAAATAGCACCAGTCGCATTAGAAAAGGTAAGTTGTCAGATTCGGAAGTGATGACCATTTTACTATGCTTTCATCACTCGAATTATGTGAACTTTAAAGCCTTTTATACCGAAATGGTTCAGGTATATTGGACTCATTTATTTCCTGACTTGGTGAGTTATGAGCGGTTCAATGCCATACAACAAAAGGTAATGATTCCACTTTTAGTTTTTCTTAAAACCAAGGCACTTGGTTCAAGCAGAGGTATTAATTTTATCGACTCAACGACCTTAAAAGTCTGCCACATAAAAAGAGAAAAACAACACAGTGTAATGAAGCACTTCGCATCCAAAGGAAAATCAACTATGGGATGGTTTTATGGATTCAAATTACACCTCATCATAAATGACAAAGGAGAGTTGCTAAGTTTCTATCTATCAGGAGCTAACGTAGATGACCGAAACCTTAAAGTAATTGAAACAATGACCAAAAATATCTTTGGAAAACTCTATGTAGATAGAGGTTACATCTCACAAATATTGGCAGATTATCTTTGGAATGACGGTATACATTTAGTGTATAAAAGACGAAAAAATATGAAATCACAAAACCTCTCTGACACCGATAAAATTCTGCTTCGAAAAAGAGCCTTAATTGAATCGGTAAACGATGAATTGAAAAATATATGCAAAGTAGAGCATACCAGACACAGAGCTCCAAAAGGATTCTTAATGAATGTCATATCTGCCTTAACTGCATATCATTTCCTCCCCAAAAAACCTTCCTTAAATATTACTCCCGAAAAAGAGGAATCTAACCAACTTTTAATCGCAGCTTAAACATTATTCACGTTAATCAGATAGGGTTGTAGAATTGAAATTTTTTCAGCTTAAAATATCAAGCAAGTAGTAGGTTTGAGTTATATCTGACCATTAAGGTATTGTAAAAGAGGAGCCAAATGTTGTTTGGTATACATAACCATCTAAACTAGCTGAAATTGTTTGATCGCATATATAAACTTTTATAGTGTCGGTTCTTGTGTCAATAAGAATATTGTTGCGTCTCAAGAAGGTAAATTTTTCGGAACTTTCTCGATTAACAGAGCCGCTAATTTTTGCCGGATATTCCATTAAAGAATTTTTAAACAAATTGGCAATTTTAACGGTTAAATAGTCCTTGGAATTTGGATTATCACTGCTAAGTGTAAATGTATTTTCATTGAATTTTCGATTAACCCATTGCACCCCCTCCAAATTCAACAAATCGCTATGTGTTAAATTGATACTTTCAGCATAGCATGTTTTATCTGCAAATGATTTTTCAACCTCAATTGATAAATCGTCATCGTTTACTTCTGAATGAATAGGTAAACAAGAATTTAAAAATATCCAAAGAGACAGGGTAGATATTTTAGCAAATTTAGAGAGCCAAGCCATACGC contains:
- a CDS encoding IS982 family transposase; protein product: MSDSKIAEIFVEIDDFCKEFEVEIKKRRLEAKNSTSRIRKGKLSDSEVMTILLCFHHSNYVNFKAFYTEMVQVYWTHLFPDLVSYERFNAIQQKVMIPLLVFLKTKALGSSRGINFIDSTTLKVCHIKREKQHSVMKHFASKGKSTMGWFYGFKLHLIINDKGELLSFYLSGANVDDRNLKVIETMTKNIFGKLYVDRGYISQILADYLWNDGIHLVYKRRKNMKSQNLSDTDKILLRKRALIESVNDELKNICKVEHTRHRAPKGFLMNVISALTAYHFLPKKPSLNITPEKEESNQLLIAA